One Denticeps clupeoides chromosome 3, fDenClu1.1, whole genome shotgun sequence DNA window includes the following coding sequences:
- the cbx8b gene encoding chromobox protein homolog 8b produces the protein MELSAVGERVFAAESIIKRRIRRGRMEYLVKWKGWSPKYSTWEPEENILDSRLFAAFEERERERELFGPKKRGPKPKTFLLRAQAKEKAKTYEFRSEAARGLRVTYPSPEPVATPRAREGLRAVVPTIFPPSTVNRGESVRVQALEPPRDHRSPPAAPRPIGDDFVHVPKKRGPKPKLRFQDTLSSDSSRPELAKRRADEPSLYGPPKISKHGMLGVERGSELRLSNLAHRHHHHHHHHHHHRRHHHHHQEERCGAGYQAKLMRALHAHPPPAPFQGYRTKQCPGHQAPPRGSTYHLGHYPPAARPAPSLVARIPVSRILGEPDQDAWSPSLSNIEKVVVTDVTTNFLTVTIKESSTDQGFFKDKR, from the exons ATGGAGCTGTCGGCCGTCGGGGAGCGCGTCTTCGCGGCGGAGTCCATCATCAAGCGCAGGATACGGAGG GGTCGGATGGAGTACCTGGTCAAGTGGAAGGGCTGGTCGCCGAA GTACAGCACGTGGGAGCCGGAGGAGAACATTCTGGACTCGCGCCTGTTCGCGGCGTTCGAGGAGAG ggagcgagagagggagctGTTTGGGCCCAAAAAGAGGGGACCCAAGCCCAAGACCTTCCTGCTCCGG GCACAAGCGAAGGAGAAGGCGAAGACCTACGAGTTCAGGAGCGAAGCGGCTCGAGGACTCCGTGTGACGTACCCCAGTCCCGAGCCGGTGGCAACCCCACGGGCCCGAGAGGGCCTCCGCGCCGTGGTTCCCACCATCTTCCCGCCCAGCACGGTGAACAGAGGCGAAAGCGTCCGGGTCCAGGCCCTGGAGCCGCCGCGGGACCACCGGAGCCCCCCTGCTGCGCCTAGGCCCATCGGGGACGACTTTGTCCACGTCCCCAAAAAGAGAGGCCCCAAGCCCAAGCTGCGCTTCCAAGACACGCTTTCCAGCGACTCCTCCCGCCCAGAGCTGGCCAAACGGCGGGCGGATGAACCTTCGCTCTACGGGCCGCCAAAAATATCCAAGCATGGGATGCTGGGCGTAGAGAGAGGCTCGGAGCTCAGGCTCAGCAATCTAGCCCACCggcaccatcatcatcaccaccaccaccaccatcatcgtcgtcatcatcatcatcatcaggagGAGCGCTGTGGCGCTGGGTATCAGGCGAAGCTGATGCGCGCCCTGCACGCCCACCCACCGCCCGCACCTTTCCAAGGCTACAGGACTAAACAGTGTCCAGGCCACCAGGCACCCCCCCGCGGCAGCACGTACCACCTGGGCCACTACCCCCCCGCAGCCCGGCCGGCGCCCTCGCTTGTGGCCCGGATCCCCGTGTCGAGGATCCTCGGCGAGCCAGACCAAGACGCCTGGAGCCCGAGCCTGAGCAACATTGAGAAGGTGGTGGTGACCGACGTGACCACAAACTTTCTGACCGTAACCATCAAGGAGAGCAGCACCGACCAGGGCTTCTTCAAGGACAAGAGATGA
- the c3h17orf67 gene encoding uncharacterized protein C17orf67 homolog — protein MKLVPLLLCLVLLASFMAASPVIKESFAKQLLRSKRQDRPLKAGHPDEPMREHMLHMQRLEQRARETNLENWLNPHCFPRCDRNYGYPV, from the exons ATGAAGCTTGTGCCGCTTCTTCTCTGCCTGGTCCTGCTGGCCTCCTTCATGG CGGCATCCCCAGTCATCAAGGAAAGCTTCGCCAAGCAGCTCCTCCGCAGCAAGAGGCAGGACCGGCCGCTGAAAGCCGGACACCCTGACGAGCCCATGAGG GAGCACATGCTCCACATGCAGCGTCTGGAGCAGAGGGCCAGGGAGACCAACCTGGAGAACTGGCTCAACCCGCACTGCTTCCCGCGCTGCGACCGCAACTACGGCTACCCGGTGTGA